The following DNA comes from Solanum stenotomum isolate F172 chromosome 11, ASM1918654v1, whole genome shotgun sequence.
TTTTTAGAgcttttatataatttgattcaTACATGGGACCAATTGCTTAGGTGTTCTGTCGAAGTGTTTTCGGGTGTCTATGAAGCTGAATCGCAAGGATAAATTGCCTAACTTCGTAGCACTACCTGGAGAATCCATAAGTAGTTCATGGATTAGGTTCACTATGTTCATTATAAGTGTGCCTAATCCCCTCATAGATGATGAGTCAATTAAGGAGTACTTCTAAAGAGGACACAATGACAATGTAAAGGATATGCTAGATACTATTGttggaggatcatatggtgagtgcacttttggggagattgctgaaaaattggagaagattTCCTGAAATAATAAGGTATGGAGCACTAGAAAGGATAAAATCGGAAGAAATACGTTCATGGTCCAAACTGCAACagcggattttgtgatacttgattgtgaggttgtTTTTGAGGTCCCCATCATCCTAGAGAGGCCATTCCTTGCTACTGGATGTGCCTTAGTCGACATAGAGTGAGGGCACATGAAATTTTGACTGAATAATAATAaggtaacttttaatatttgtacGTCTATGAAGCAGGAAAGCGATCTCAAGTCGGTATCAATGGTAAATCATATTGTAGAGCGAGGTTCTGAACTTTCTATTAAAGAGAGTTTGGGTATAAATGCACTGGCAAtggtaatgatgaattttgacaGTGATGGTATGGAGGACTATGATGAATTAGTTTTCGCACTTGATAAGTTCAAATTTCGTTCCAAAGCAAAAAGATTGGAGTTAGATATGAAGAATTGCAACTCTCCACCTGTAAAAATCATCTGTGGCAAAGGCTCCAAAATTGAAGCTCAGGGCTCTACATctcatttgaggtatgtattcttagGGAAATATGGCACTTTACCGGTAATCATTGTTGCTGATTTGAGTGAGGTACAAGTAGATACATTGGTTTATGTGTTGAAGAGGTTTAGGCgggctattgggtggactattgcggacatTATAGGGATTCCTCCTggtatttgttctcataaaatccaactcatgtcAGACATCAAGCCAACTATTGATCAATAAAGGAGACTGAATCCACCTATGCAAAAGGTAGTGAAAAAGGAATTATCAAATGGTTGGACGTTGCAGTCATATACCCTATtacagatagtagttgggtctGTCATGTTCAGTGTGTACctaagaaaggtgggattactgtggttcctaatgCAAAAAATGAGTTGGTCCCATGAGGCTAGTGACTGGATGaagagtatgcatggactaccaCAAGCATTTAATGGAaagtatgcatggactaccacaagctaaatgcttggacagaaaaaCATCACTTCCCGATGCCgttcatggaccagatgctgGATCATCTTACTGGTAAGGGTTGGCATTGCTTTCTAGATGGATATTAGGACTACAATCAAATTTCCATAGCTCCGGAAGATCAAGAAAAAACCAGCTTTGATTGTCCAtatgggactttcgccttcaaaaggatgccatttgggttgtgtaatgctccagTGACCTTTCAGCGGTGTATGATGCCGATATTTTCAGATATAGTGTAGGAAAtaattgaggtatttatggatgatttctctatgGTAGGTGACTTGTTTGATGGTTGTTTGATGCATCTGGCTGAGATACTAAAATGGTGTGAAGGGTGCAATCTTGTGCTAAATTGGGAAAAGTGCTCATTCATGGTGAAAGAGGGTATAGTTCTAGGCCATCGGATTTctgagaaaggtattgaggttgatagttacaaagtcgaggtaatagaaaTGCTTCCACCACGTATCTCTGTTAAAGGTGatagaagttttcttggacaTGCAAGTTTTTATCGGAGGTTTATCAAAGATCTCtctaaaattgcacacccattgtgcaaacaACTTGaaaaggagtgtaagtttgattttgatgaggcTTGTCTTAGggaatttggagagttgaaagaaaGGTTAGTAtcaacacctatcattatttcatcgGATTGGGGGCAACCGTTTGgagtaatgtgtgatgcgagtggggTGGCACTTGGTGTGGTATAGGGATAGAGGCaagagaagattcttcatccggTGTACTATGTCatcaaagctctaaatgtgcttgctctagtttttgaatttgagaaattttgatcctacttgcttggtactaaggtcatagtgcatattTACCATTATGCATTGAGGTATCGGATGGataaaaaggatgcaaaaccaaggttgattagatgggtattgttgctgcaagagtttgattttgaggtgAAGGATAGAAAGGAAACAAAAAATTAGGTTGTTGACCATTTGTCTAGATTGGAGGAGGAAGCTATACTCAAGTTGGGAGATGGGACTGAGATTAATGATGCATTCCCAGATGAACATCTATTGACTGCCCGTTATGATTTTATCCCTTGGTTCGCAGATTATTCTAATGACTTGACAAGTGATTTGGTTCCAACGAATTTGTCATTTCACCAAAGGAAATAGTTTATGTTTGATGTGAAGAAgtttttttgggatgagccttacttgtttcGTATTTGTGCTGATGTGATTATTCATCGCTATGTGCCAGAGGTTGAGATGATAAGTATACTAGAGGTGTGCCATTCATCACCTGTTGGTAGGCACCAAAGTGGTATTCAGACTGCTCATATAATCTTTCAGTATGGGTATTACtagcctaccatccaccaagatgctcattttttcgccaagtcttgtgatcaaTGTTAAAGAGAAGTATGAATTTCAATGAAGCAAGAACTACCTATGAACCCGATATTGGTGATTGAGCTATTTGATGTTTGGTGTCTTGACTTCATGGGtctatttgtgagttcacatgggatgaagtatattcttgttgcggatGACTATGTATCCAAATGGGAGGAAGCAATTGGGCTTTCAAATAATGAGGGCTggagtgtcaccgcattcctgaaaaagagtatgttctccagatttggtacacctagggcgATTATCAGAGATgaaggttctcacttttgtaataagttgttcaaggcattGCCAGAGAAATATGGAGTTCATCACAAtatagccactccttaccatccgcagtctagtgggcaagttgaggTGTCAGATATAGAGATAAAGCAAATCTTTGCAAAGACTGTGAACACCAGCAAAACTAATTGGtcaagaaggcttgatgatgctctatgggcctattgCACAACATTTAAGACTCCTataggtatgtccccctacAATATTGTAAATGGGAAGTCATGTCATTTGCCAGTAGAGCCAGAGCATAAATAAATGTGGgcgctaaagaagttgaatttggattggggcgctgCATCGAGTCAAAGGCTAATGGATatgaatgagcttgatgagtttctccTAAAAGCATATGAAATTTCAGCcctgtacaaagagaagatgaaaaactaccatgatcaaaagattgaaaagtGCGAATTTGTTGTTGGTGATCTGGTGCTCTAATTCAACTCAAGGTTGAGGTTGTTTCCTagcaagctcaagtccaagtgggCCGGGCCATTCAGAGTAACTCAGGTATTTCCACATGGAGCGGTCGAGCTCGAGAACAaggaaggaacaaggttcaaagTGAACGGACAGAGGATCAAAGCCTACTTGGGTAAATCTgagagtgtgcaagaagttATCGAGGCCTACTATCTttatgaagtctgagtaatcaaggtgTTTGTGTCGTGCCTTGACATTAAATCCagtgctgcttgggaggcaacccaatatgtacaatctagccaactataggagTTTCTTTTCAATATAGGAGTTTTCCTCtttatttttgattttgtaGCTCTTTAGATAGGCGTTTATTTTTCcgtttagtgttggctagatatagaatAGGGTCCATGTCTAAAAAGTGACCAGAAAAAGTAAAAGGAAATatcctaatggttgctacatgtggaGGGATAAGGAGGTAGAATCTGCAGAAAATAGTTGTGCAGCGGTCTACTGGCCCCTATCGACAATTCGTTGGTTAGTCCACGGACAATGGCTGGCATCCGTAGATCCCAAGtaacttttctatttttttctaagtgttatCATGACCAAAGGACCTCATCGATGAACCATAGGTCGATCCACAGATCGTCGACGGGGTCCCGTGGGTCCAGACTAAGGTTTCTACCAGACCCGACTCGGACCCCCAAAATAATAAAAGCCCTGACTTTTAAACCATTTTCCACATCTATTGATTCACTCCAACCGTTATAAACTGTTTCATCGACCCAAATAACCCATTAATCTTCCATGTCAATCCCGTATAATTCACCATTTCCATCATTAGCCATTCATCTCTCCTAAATCTCCATTTTCTGCCAAATCCTCCATTTCCACAAAGCAACCACAGTCTGGGTTCGACATCACAATCAGTCTTAGGAGCATTTTTGTTGCATCACACACTCATCTACTTTGCTTACTTGAATGGTTAGAGATTTCAACCAAACTTTGAATCACTTGTTCATTGTTTAATCATGAAGTCACAGAGTGGAACTTGACTTTGGGTAGTGATTATGTgttaaattcataataaattagaTGATATATGGACCTTGGGATGAAAGTACTAGTGTATGATATATCTAAATTGAATAAATAGGCAAAAAGGTCTAATTGGAAGTTTTGATTTAGGGTTCATTGTTTCGGTATGTTACAAAGTAAAATTGCGTGTAATTGAAACCCTAAGGATGAGAAGCTATAATATATTCTATTGAAATGCATCATTACACTTAGTTTGATtgaaaaatttatgaaattgtgCATTGACTAGAAATTAAGGATAACTTGGCACAAAATTGACCCACGACTTCAACCCATCAACAGTAGGTGGGGGATCTGTGGATCAGTTGCACACTAAAATTGGCTAAGACAAGATCCACGATGGGGACTACGGTCCGTCATTTGATCAACAGACTGTTCTGCACACGGTGGCTTTAAATTCCTAACTTTTGGTATTTTGACCTACGAAGAGGGACCCACGGGCCGTTGTTCAATCGACGCACCGTAGGTACCCACAGTGGGTCACTAGTGAAATGACTCAGAAAATGATAGGATTAACTAGAGTCTAATGACCTTGTGTTGAGCTGGTAATGAGGTTTCATGTCGTGTAATGTTGCCTTGTATGAAGGAGTTTAGTCATTCAACATCAAGGCACGTGTTAGACTCCATGATAAAAGGGCCTTTGGTTTGTTGGTTTGAGGGGGCAAGGGCAAGGGCCAAGGCCTAGGGGGCAAAGCCCTAGCCAAATGGCTAAGGCttcccaaccttggccaagcctAAGTCATGACCACGACCACTTTCATGGCCAGTGGTGTGGACCACGGTCCGTAAACTGGTCCGTAAAGATTACTTGGGCACTTGGGAGGCAAGGTACTTTGGCCAAGCTGCTGCCACAAGTCCACGACCACTCCAACGGTCAGTGGTGTGACCACAGACCGTTAAGTGGTCTGTGGAGATGCCTTACCATATTGGGTATTGGAAAGGAAAAATGGGACACTACCTAAAAGGACCACGGGCAACTTCATGGGCCGTGAAGGTATTATATTGTaaattgaagtattatcatgttattgtaTCCATTGTGGCTCTTCCCAATGGATAGGCTAGAGTCTAATGAACATCTTTGGTTATCCGATAAACAATGTGCCTACATATGATGTGtactagttctacccttggcaagtagaataACCTTCTTCAGTGTGGGGTCATATGACACCGGAATCCATGACTTAGCTATCATGgtatatgtcggttaatgcctatttcTATCACGTGAGATGTGCATTGTGGTAACTTGAGGAGTTCTACAAAGTATGGATAgtgatgctatccatacatggGATGAGTAGGCTTCAAAAGTgccatagtgagttctctaagtcttcaaGACTatgtatgaaagtcctctaaataatgtaaaataagAATGTTGGCCTATTGTCTAAATGAAATGATGAATCAGTAGCTTATATTGATGAAATGAGTTGCTTAGCATGATGTGTTGAAATGTAAATGTTCTTGTCTATTGTGGCCTTGATGAATGCCTAGGTatgtatgaagaggttgtatgggcagCCACTTCATAtcttacttaggtgagtcttAGGGTAGCTTTAGATAGAGGTCATAAGATGGTTAAATAACTTACTAGAAAAATGTGTTTATGTGTTGTATATTGGTACTAGTTGAGCATAAATACTTGTTGTGTGAAGTATGTTGAATGGTGAGTTCTccttttgtgatcttaaataagGTACCTTgttgtgggtggtggtatgggacgctacccatacattgcacaaggtgtAGCATGAAGGATTTCTTGAGGTGGAGGCTAACGGTAAAGGTAAAAGGTGAAGTCTTACATGTGGTTTTGACTAAAGGTGATGTATGTGACTTTGTGTGTTGGTAGtaacttatattatgcctcttatgaTAAATGTACATGAAGTTTTACtcaaatggcataaaagcatgactttcaactcaaatgtccctttttgcatggCTTACTTACTTAGAGcctaattgtgctaaccccatttcttccccttttgactaaagtgtagggattggaGATGTTGGTGTTTAATTGTTGATGGATCAGTTTATAAGGAGCTTggagatgaagacttggtgagtcctcatagtttcgaggacaagaTCCACCATGTCCCCTTTATGTCTTTAGTTTATGTTAAATGTCTTTAGTTTTGTAAAAGTTTTCCTATGGGGTTTGTGACAATGTAGTACTCACGTcctagatggtttgagacatattgTATAAAGTGTAGAAAGTATTTCATTTGCTATTGTTAATAAAACTATCTTCGTgtgtaaagaaagtttttaattcttctctattttcaagtatcgtatgcattgaatgatctatgaggcttgtataagacatCTTCAAGGTAGAATTTGTCGTGTTGCGACTTTGGAGTGCTATCGGGttgtgacaaacatggtatcagagcacacgATTTTGGAATGTGTCTTAGGTTGTCTAAacccacatctagtagagtcgtgttcataatgtgaagcacgccacattaTAAATATGAGGCTATTGGGTGTTAAGAATGattcacttttttatttttcaagtcgtgccatagagtttaccTCTATAATGTCTCTCACTTGTTCTTTAGTTAAAAGGTGTAGGGAAGGAAAGTTGGTTCTGATGCCAactatggctatgtgacttgataGATGTGAGATGGAAGGTTGTGATGTTGATCCTTAGTTGggtttttctcaaaattgggggatagtatgttgaGTAGTAAGTTTTATCTGAGTTCCTAGtagattatgcatgttttggagtcttatgtGATTATGTGTTGCATGGTCTCTTTCTATTATGTATGCGTTCAATGAAATCATGTCTAAATGAGTTATACGGTTTATATGCttctcatgttgttgtgcatttattATGAATTGCCTattttgacttcatgagatgaaatgATGAACATGCCCTAAGATGCTTTTGAGAGAAATTGCATAATTGGCTTCATGTTATCATTGGAGCATGTTAAAGATGGAGAAGATAGTTCCTCCAAAAGAAATGAGTAATGATGAAGTATATGTGCATAATGATCTttggtagatgtagttcctacttgcTCGTATTGCCTTGTGtaaattttgatatgatatttatgtttcctccttgatgtGGTGCCCTATATTAATGTGTTATGATTGTTGTTGGGCTACTAGTATTGAGTCATTTCTCTtgaagtgtttaaagtgtcattcgaggacgaatgttcctaagtgggggataatgtaacgactcgaaaaatgataggatgaactagagcctaaagACCTTGTGTTGAGCTTGTAATGAGGTTTCATGTGGTGCAATGTGGCCTTGTTTGAAGGATTTTAGTGAGTCAACGTCAAGGAACGTGTTAGACTCCATGATAAAAGGGCCTTTGGTGTGTTGGTTTTAGGGTGCAAGGGCAAGGGCCAAGGCGTAGGGGGCAAATCGCTAACCAAAGGGCAGGCTTCCCAATCTTTGTCAAGCCTATGTGATGACCACGACCACTTTCACGGTCAGTGGTGTAGACCACGGTCCCTGAAGATTACTTGGGCACATGGGAGGCAAGGCACTTTGGCCAAGCTACTTTCCCAAGTCCACGACCACTCCCAcggccagtggtcttgaccacagaCCTTGAAGTGGTCTGCGGAGATGCCTTAGTAACTTGGGGCTTGGCAAGGCAAAATGGGACACTGCCTAAGTGGACCAACGACATCTTCACGGGACATGGCCCCCTTGCACAGACCGTATAGATGGacgtggtccctgacgggggGGGCTGCTGCCTAAATGAGGGTGTATTgggtaattttgttttaatattttaatatgtggggttgattttaaatggtttatatcataaatataaatagttttaagtcCTAAAACAGTTCATTTACTCCCTATTTCaaaacacccaaatcaaaatctccaaaattcttctctctcaatatttctatctctaactcaaggaagaatcTGAAGTGGGATCTAGGGTTTGAATTCAAAGCTTGCTTCATAAAATTTcatggggaatcttagtaaaaaGGTATtctgatccttcatctagggttatcTATCACCCTAGAGTCACTTTCAAAAGAGTATTAAGGTTTTCAAGTTTTACCAAAAACCTAGATTTCactcaaactcatgggttcttgcatcaaacgttttcaaatgataaattgaaattatattgatgttgaattAATGGTTTTAACATAAAAAACTCTTTGAATTCGTGATTTCTCTCAAATTCCTAAAattggcttatgaagtgggttttaAGATTATAATTGGATGTTGATGGAATTATGCCTGGATTGAACTGTATTATTGTTTTTCTATCGTTATCTATACCTATGTATGGTGAATTGTTGGGGAATTGAGTAATAGTtattatggctttggagaatCGTAAGTTGACTTAACTTTATATTATTGTAGAATTGTTCTTGTATTGTTTGATTCACTTGAAAAGTGGAGGTGTGTATATATTGAATGTATTGTGATCATGGCCATGAAGGAATTATATGGTTAATTGAAGTGTTATCATGTTATTCTATAGATGTATGTATTATGTCGAGATGTTTATGTGATCTCAATGGTGATCTTGTATgaattattattgtattgtgatGGGAAGTATGTTCTCTTTTAATGACCATGTATGAGGTTGATCTACTGTGAAAGGTCCTCCAAGTAATGTAATGAAATGATGCACTTTGATTTGGTAGACCTAGGGCGTCCTCGCCTTGTGTAAATGCATGTGATGTAAATATTGTACTTAAGATAGGTAGACCTTATGTTGGTCTTCTTTCCATGAATGACTGTTGATTgatgtcttgaattggtaggcaaTTAGGCatcatcttcttgaactatGAATGTATCTTGGATCGGTAGATTAATGGAACCCTTCCATGCATGATAATTGATaaaccatgaaatcggtagacctaaagGTGGTAGCCCTTttatgtgtgaaatgatgaaccttggaccggcaggcttaaggcacccttTCACAAAGAATCGGTAAATCCTAAGGTACTCTTCCATGGGaatttaatgagctatccttataaTGTACCTTGACTCGGTAGGCAAAAAGGGCAACCTCTTATGTGTAAAAATGTTAACgaaatgaactactctatgggaactaagactaagcactgagtggatatggttaggaTGGTGTCTCTTCCAAATGGATAGGCTAGAGTCCAATGAAcatttttggaaattcgatAAACTATGTGCCTACATAGGATGTGTACTAGTTCTACGCTTGGCAAGTAGAAGACCCTTCTTCGGTGTGGGGtcatatgacaccggattccaggACTTAGCtatcatggtctatgtcggttagtGCCTATTCCCATCACGTGAGATGTGCAATGTGGTTACTTGAGGAGTTATACAAAGtataggtagtagtatgggatgctatccatacatggcacgagtaggcttcaAGAGTgccatagtgagttctctaagtcttcaaGACTATGtgtgaaagtcctctaaataaTGTAAAAGAAGAATGATGGCTTATTGTCCAAATGAAATGATGAATGAGTAGCTTATACTGATGAAACGTGTTGCTTAGCCTGATGTGCTGAAATGTAAAGGTTCTTGTCTATTGTGGCTTTGATGAATGGCTAGGtgtgtatgaagaggttgtatgggcggccaCTTCATAtcttacttaggtgagtcttagggtaactttagatagAGGTCATAAGATGGTGAAATGACTTGCttgataaatgtgtttatgtGTTGTATATTGGTACTAGCTTAGCATGAATACTTGTAATGTGAAGTATGTTGAATGGTGAGTTCACCTTTAGTGATCTTAAATGTTCTACCTTGGTGTCGgaggtggtatgggacgctaccaatacattgcacaaggtgtAGCATGAATGATTTCTTGAGGTGGAGGCTAAATGTAAAGGTAAAAGATGAAGTATGTGACTTtatatgttggttgtgacttatataaTGCCTTTTATGCTAAATGTTGATGAAGTTTTACTCAAATGGTATAAAAGCATGAGTTTCGACacaaatgtccctttttgcatggCTTACATACTTAGTACCTAATTGTGCTAATCCCATTGCGTCcccttttgactaaagtgtaagGATTGGAGATGTTGGTGTTCTATGGTtgatggataggtttctaaggagcttggaGAGGAAGacgtggtgagtcctcatagtatcGGGGACAAAATCCACCATGTCCCCTTTATGTCTTTAGTTTCTGTTAAATGTCTTTAGTTTTGTAAAAGTTTTTCTATGGGGTTGGTCTCAATGTTGTATTCACGTCCTAGATTGTTCGAGACAAATTGTATAAAGTCTATAAAGTATTTCACTTGCTATTGTTAATTaaagt
Coding sequences within:
- the LOC125845742 gene encoding uncharacterized protein LOC125845742 codes for the protein MWALKKLNLDWGAASSQRLMDMNELDEFLLKAYEISALYKEKMKNYHDQKIEKLRLFPSKLKSKWAGPFRVTQVFPHGAVELENKEGTRFKVNGQRIKAYLGKSESVQEVIEAYYLYEV